The sequence ACGGCGAGCGCCTGCCCTTCGACGACCGCTCTTTCGATCTGGTGTACGCCGTCGATGTGCTCCACCACACGCCGGATCCGGCGGCGAGCCTGCGCGACCTACTGCGCTGCAGCCGGCGCCACTTTCTGCTGAAGGACCACAACCACGACACCGCCCTCGGCAAGTGGACCCTGGCGCTCCTGGACGAGGCCGGTAACCGAAAGTTCGGCGTGCCGTCGCTCTACCACTACCAGCGCCGCTGGAACTGGCTGCCGGTGATCGAGGAAGAGGGATTCGAGGAACAGGAGAGGCGGGCGAAGATCCTCATCGAGGAGCGCCCGCTGCTGCGGTGGTTCGTGAACGAGTTCCAGTTCGTCGGCCGCTGGAGCAGGGCGGAAGCGGCGTGCGAGGACGTCAGCGCTTGACGGCCACCGCCGCCAGCTCGAAGCCCTTCTTCGGGCCCACCCGGCTGAGCAGCCAGTGCACCCCGCGCACCAGCGGGAAGACCTTCTCGTAGAACCGGAGGCCCGGCGGTGGCGAGGCCACCAGGTCACCCCAGGTCCAGGAATCGCGCTTGCGGATGCCGCGCTCCAGCCACAGGTGGACCAGGGCGATCGAGTCGAGCATCAGCTTGGACCCCAGGCGCATGAGCTGCCGCACCTCCCCCACCTCGAGGCCGGCCCGCTCCAGCCGGGCGGTCAGGCCATCCACCCGGTAGCCGGCGGTGAAGTGGCGCTCCGGCCCCTCCTGCTCATGCACCGACTCCACCCCGATCAGGTCGAGGAAGTCCGGGAAGCCCCATTCGAGGGAGGGTACCGTCAGTACCAGGCGGCCACCGGGCTTCAACACCCGCGACACCTCCGCCAGCACCGCCTCGTCGTCCGGGCAGTGCTCCAGCACATCGGCCAGCAACACCGTGCCGAAGCTGCCGTCGCGAAAGGGCAGTCCGTCGGCGCTGCCGCAGCAGGGCGTTAGACCGCCGGCCAAGAGCGACGACAGCACAATGTCGCAGGAGACGGTCGGCGTCAGCCGGGAGGCGAGGAGTTTGCGCGAGTAGTAGCCGAGGCCGGCACCGAGATCGAGAGCCGGTCCCTCGGCCCCCGCCAGCAGCGAGCCCAGAAGCGGCAGCTTCTCCCAGGTGGCGAGATCCAGTTCGACGATGTCATCAGCAGTCCAGGTTCTAGCCATCCTCAGTGCTCCTCACCAGCTCCTCCACCACTTCCGCATACTGCCGCGCCATCGCCGGGAAGCCCCAGCGGGCATCGGCATAGGTCCGGGCCGCATCACCGCGGCCATTTTCGAACAGCGCCGGCAGCGCCTCGGCCATCGCCTCCGGCGTCCGGGCGGCGGCCAGGCACCCGCCGGCCGCCCCGGCCGTCACCTCGCGGGCGAAGGGCTCTTCCTCGGAGACCAACGCCGGCAGGCCGCAGGCCATCGCCTCCTGCACCACCAGCGGCAGGCCCTCACCGTGGGAGGGCAGGAAAAAGGCGTCCGCCGCACGGTAGATCCAGGGCATCTCCTCCGGCACCACCGAACGGCGATGCTCGATCCGCCCCTCGGCCGCCGACACCTGCTCCGCCAGCGGGCCGTCGCCGACCATCAGAAACCGGATCTCCGGATGCCGCCGGGCGACCTCCACCACCACCGGCACCCCCTTCTTCTCCACCAGCCGGCCGACGAACAGCACCGTCCGCCGATCCTCCTCGGGCAGGCCGAGGCGACCTTGGGCCTGCCGCCGCTCCTCCGCCGAAGGCGGCCGGAAGCGTTCGAGGTCGATGCCGTTGTAGATCTTCTGGCGCGGCGTTCCCGCCGGCAAAAGGGCGTTCACCCACAGCTCGGCGCTCGGGGTCGCCAGGACAATGCGGTCCACCCGCCGCAGCAGGCGGCGTCCCATGGTGCGGTAGGCGACGTGTTCGATGCCGTTGAGCAAGCGGGATCCGTACTTGACGAAGCCGATGTGCTGGGTGAGAAACACCGGCACGCCGCGGCGCCGGGCCATCGCCGCCCCAAAGTAGCTGCCGGGGTAGAGGCAGTCGTGAACGTGCAGCACATCGGCCCAGCGGGTCAGCTCCGCCAAGCGCCGCCAGCCGGTAGGCCCCCACAGCGGCACCGGCACCCCGAGGCGGTCTTCCAGCACGTTCCAGGTGGGCACCCGCAGTCGGTCGGCGTCCTCCTTGGCGCCTTCGGTGGCGCCCTTCGGCGAGTCGCTCGCCAACCAACGCACCTGCCAGCCGCGCTCGCGATAGGCGACATCGAGCGAGGCGGCGACGCGCTCGATACCGCCATGGTGGGGCGGCATGTAGTGGGTGACCACGCCGACGCGCATCAGCCGTCGCCCTCCGCCGCCGAAGGCGCCATCGCGCGCAGCGTGGGACCGAGGCAAATCGCGCCGAAAAGAGCCTGAGTCACCAGGCCGAGGGCATGATAGACCAGACTGAAGGACAGGATCTTCGCCTCGCCGGCAGCGCCGGCGACGTAGCCGCTCAGCAGCCAAACCTGCGCCGCCTGGAAGGTCCCCAACCCGGCCGGTGCGATGGGCAAGGCAGTGATCAGCAGGACGATCGCCAGGAGGGCCAAGCCTTCCCCGAAAGGCACCGGCACCCCCCACAGCCGCAGGGCGCCCCAATGGCCGAGGAGCAATAGCAGGGTGTGCGGCAAGCGAGCGGCGAAGGCCCGGCCATGATCCGCCAGGGACACCGCGAACAGGGGGGCCAGCCAGCTCCGGCGCCGCAGGATCGCCGGCGGTCGCGCCAGCACCACGGCACCGAAACCACCGAGCACCGCCAACGCCGTCACCGTCGGCAGCAACCCAGCGATCTCATCGGAGAAGGCACCGGCCACCACATTCCACCCAAAAACCGCCAGCACCCCCACCGCCAGCAACGTCGCGAGGGACCCGGCGGTCACAAACAGCGCCGCGCCGGCGGCCGCGGCGGTGGGCACCCCGGTGCGCCGCAAATAGATGCCGATGCCGCCCTGGCCGAGCAAGAAATTCAACACCGTGAGGAGATAGGAGGCGCCGCGTACCCACAGCACCGTGCCCAACGGCCGCTCGATGCCGAGAAGGCGCAGGGCCACCCGCGTCGCCACCCCATCGGCCACCAGGGTGACACCCACCTGCACCACCACGTACAGGGCCAGCCACCCGACCGGCCCTTCGCCCAAATGCAGGAGAAGTTCTTCGAGGGGAATGCGCCACAGCAGGAGCGCGAGCAGGGCACCGGGCACCAGCCAGCGCGCCAGGCGCCCGAATCGCCGCCAACCCCTGGACCCGGAGTCCTCGGCAAGAGGCTCGACGCTCACCGGCCGACGCCGAGCCTTACCGGCGCTCGATCATCAACAGGCTGATCATGAAGGAAGCAAAGCAGGTCTGGAGACCGATCACCATCGCCGCCATGCCGATCACCACGCCGCGCACCGCCATCAACTCGCCGTAGCCGGAAGCGATCCAGTCGAGGACGATCTTGATCTCCAGCCACAGGCCGGCGCCAAACACCAGCCCACCCAGGATCAGTCCGCGTTCCAACGTGAACAGCTTGTTGAACCACGGTAACCACTGGCCTTTTCGAGCGAAGCCCGCCCCCATCGAGAAGGCCTTCGCCAGAATGTCGAAGAGGACCAGGTTGTAGCCGAGGATCGAAGCCGCCACGCCGAAGAGCAGCGGGTGGTAGTCCCAGGTCACCCCGAACATCTCCCGCGGCCCGCCACCCAGCAACAGCACCAGCGCCAAGCCGATCAGCATCAGCAGGATGCCCGGAAGCTGGAACAGATAGCTCGGCGAGAACAGCAGCATAAAGCGCACATGGCGCCAGGCGTCGCGCATGCCGACCAGCTTCGACTCGCCGATGCGCGGCCGGTAGGTGATGGGGATCTCCTCGATCTTCAGCCGTTCGCGCAGCGAGTTGACCACCATCTCCGAGGCGAACTCCATGCCGGTGGTGCGCAACCCCATGCGCTGGTAGGCCTCGCGGGTGAACGAGCGCATGCCGCAATGGGAGTCCGATATCCGGGTGCGGAACAGCAGCTTCAACATGCCGGAGAGGATCGGATTGCCGATCCAGCGGTGGCTCCAGGACATCGCACCGGGCAGGATCTCACCCTTCAGCCGCGTGCCCATCACCAGGTCGTAGCCGCGCTCCTTCAGGGGCTCGATGAACGGCTCCAGATTCTCGAACGGGTAGGTGTCGTCCGCGTCGCCCATCACCATGTAGCGGCCGCGGGCCGACTCGAAGCCCTTCAAGTAGGCCGAACCGTAGCCCTGGCGATCCTCGTGCACCACCCGCGCACCGGCCGCCTCGGCGATCTCCGGCGAACCGTCCGTCGAACCGTTGTCGGAAACCACCACTTCACCGGTCACCCCCATCGCACGAATCGCACCGAGGGCCTTCTCCACACAAACCCCCACCCCCTCCGCCTCGTCGAGGCAAGGCATCACCACCGAGACTTCAATATCGCCCTGCGGAATGGACTCTGCTCCCTCAGCACCGTGGCTTGAACCGTTGCTCACAACACCCCCTCATTTCAGGACCTACGCGATGAACAGCAAGGGCGCGAGCATACCAGAGGGGAAAGCCCCGAAAGAGCGCGGACGCATGGGGCTCGGCGCGATCGCGATCGCGCCGAGTCATCGGTGCCCGGTAGGGATTACGAAGAGTTCTCGAAGTTTTCTGGAAGGACTTCCGCGACGTTCTCGACGCACTCTGATGGGCAGTTCCTTGCACTAGATCGAAGCACCTGACGAGAAAAACCATGGAGGGAAGATGCCCCGATTCCAGCGCAACCTCATTCGACTCGCCACCTTACTGCTCATCGCCCTACTCGGAACACCTGCCCTTGCCGGCCAAACCTACATCGAAGAGATGACCGCAGACCGCGTCACGACCACCACCATGCTCGGCTTCAATATCGCTCGCTGCAAGAGCGAAATGCGAAGCGAGTGCGTTTCCTGGGGGAATTCCACCTGTCGCCCCAGCGCACCTCAGTCTCCCGCCAGGCTGCTGGGCGACTTCGACTACCAACTCATCTTCGGAGGCTGTGGCAACGCCGCTCACCCCGGCCCGTGTGTCTACACCTTGCGCTGCACTGAATCCTGCCGGGTCACCTGCGCCAACAATCCCACACCACCGCCTGTCCCCAGTCAATGCGACTACACCAATCAAACCGTCTGCAACGGACACTGCCCCGGTCGCTTCAACAACAACGGGGTCTGCTTCAACTGGACTTCCGTCGCACCCAACTGCTGGATGTGTCGCTGCCGGACGGGAACACCCGCCTGCGAATGCACCGGCACCTGTGGCCCTTCTGGCCAGAATCCGCAGCAAGAACAAAACGGCGACCCGGAATGCCCCGGCACACCGATCGTCATCGACATGGATCGAGGAGGCTTTCACCTGACCTCGCTCGAGGATGGCGTGTTGTTCGACATCAACGCCGACGGGATCGTGGAGTCTGTGGCCTGGACCGACCCCAGCTCCGGCGACGGCTGGCTCTTCCTCGACCGCAACCAGAACGGCCGAATCGACGACGGCGGAGAACTCTTCGGTGACTCCACCCCTCTCGTTGCCGGCGGACCCGCTCCCCATGGCTTCGCGGCGCTGGCGGACCTCGATGCGCCCTTCATGGGCGGCAACGGGGATGGCATCCTCGACGCCTCCGACGAGCGATTCCAGGAACTCGGCGTCTGGGTCGACGCGAATCACAACGGAGAACTGGACAAGGGCGAAGCCCGATCCCTCGACGAAGCGGCGGTCCTCTGGATCGAACTCGATTTCGTCCAGC is a genomic window of Acidobacteriota bacterium containing:
- a CDS encoding class I SAM-dependent methyltransferase — its product is MNAYRRRVLEHLRALLAPIAPVGRALDYGSGDGWFAHSLLAEGLIEEIVAVDVQRREHHFIEPQLYDGERLPFDDRSFDLVYAVDVLHHTPDPAASLRDLLRCSRRHFLLKDHNHDTALGKWTLALLDEAGNRKFGVPSLYHYQRRWNWLPVIEEEGFEEQERRAKILIEERPLLRWFVNEFQFVGRWSRAEAACEDVSA
- a CDS encoding class I SAM-dependent methyltransferase, whose translation is MARTWTADDIVELDLATWEKLPLLGSLLAGAEGPALDLGAGLGYYSRKLLASRLTPTVSCDIVLSSLLAGGLTPCCGSADGLPFRDGSFGTVLLADVLEHCPDDEAVLAEVSRVLKPGGRLVLTVPSLEWGFPDFLDLIGVESVHEQEGPERHFTAGYRVDGLTARLERAGLEVGEVRQLMRLGSKLMLDSIALVHLWLERGIRKRDSWTWGDLVASPPPGLRFYEKVFPLVRGVHWLLSRVGPKKGFELAAVAVKR
- a CDS encoding glycosyltransferase family 4 protein, with protein sequence MRVGVVTHYMPPHHGGIERVAASLDVAYRERGWQVRWLASDSPKGATEGAKEDADRLRVPTWNVLEDRLGVPVPLWGPTGWRRLAELTRWADVLHVHDCLYPGSYFGAAMARRRGVPVFLTQHIGFVKYGSRLLNGIEHVAYRTMGRRLLRRVDRIVLATPSAELWVNALLPAGTPRQKIYNGIDLERFRPPSAEERRQAQGRLGLPEEDRRTVLFVGRLVEKKGVPVVVEVARRHPEIRFLMVGDGPLAEQVSAAEGRIEHRRSVVPEEMPWIYRAADAFFLPSHGEGLPLVVQEAMACGLPALVSEEEPFAREVTAGAAGGCLAAARTPEAMAEALPALFENGRGDAARTYADARWGFPAMARQYAEVVEELVRSTEDG
- a CDS encoding lysylphosphatidylglycerol synthase domain-containing protein produces the protein MSVEPLAEDSGSRGWRRFGRLARWLVPGALLALLLWRIPLEELLLHLGEGPVGWLALYVVVQVGVTLVADGVATRVALRLLGIERPLGTVLWVRGASYLLTVLNFLLGQGGIGIYLRRTGVPTAAAAGAALFVTAGSLATLLAVGVLAVFGWNVVAGAFSDEIAGLLPTVTALAVLGGFGAVVLARPPAILRRRSWLAPLFAVSLADHGRAFAARLPHTLLLLLGHWGALRLWGVPVPFGEGLALLAIVLLITALPIAPAGLGTFQAAQVWLLSGYVAGAAGEAKILSFSLVYHALGLVTQALFGAICLGPTLRAMAPSAAEGDG
- a CDS encoding glycosyltransferase family 2 protein codes for the protein MSNGSSHGAEGAESIPQGDIEVSVVMPCLDEAEGVGVCVEKALGAIRAMGVTGEVVVSDNGSTDGSPEIAEAAGARVVHEDRQGYGSAYLKGFESARGRYMVMGDADDTYPFENLEPFIEPLKERGYDLVMGTRLKGEILPGAMSWSHRWIGNPILSGMLKLLFRTRISDSHCGMRSFTREAYQRMGLRTTGMEFASEMVVNSLRERLKIEEIPITYRPRIGESKLVGMRDAWRHVRFMLLFSPSYLFQLPGILLMLIGLALVLLLGGGPREMFGVTWDYHPLLFGVAASILGYNLVLFDILAKAFSMGAGFARKGQWLPWFNKLFTLERGLILGGLVFGAGLWLEIKIVLDWIASGYGELMAVRGVVIGMAAMVIGLQTCFASFMISLLMIERR